A section of the Mesobacillus jeotgali genome encodes:
- a CDS encoding thioredoxin family protein: MKKVIIFLVIIVGLFAALFFVNKAQNEEKAEGNPYGKDTLHPETVKQLDDPNYQNIILPDDLDKKLEDGEDVTVYFYSPTCPHCVRTTPIVAPLAKDMNVNLVQYNLLEFEQGWNDYGIESTPTIVQYKDGKEVNRVVGYQEEATFENWFNENTLK; the protein is encoded by the coding sequence TTGAAAAAGGTTATCATTTTTTTAGTTATTATCGTAGGATTGTTCGCGGCTTTATTCTTTGTTAATAAAGCACAAAATGAAGAAAAGGCTGAGGGGAATCCATACGGAAAAGATACGCTCCATCCCGAAACCGTCAAACAACTGGATGATCCAAACTATCAGAATATTATCCTGCCAGACGATCTTGACAAGAAGCTTGAAGATGGCGAAGATGTTACGGTTTATTTTTACAGCCCGACATGCCCACACTGTGTGCGTACGACCCCAATAGTCGCTCCTCTGGCAAAGGATATGAATGTAAATCTCGTACAATACAACCTACTTGAGTTCGAACAGGGCTGGAATGATTATGGTATTGAATCAACACCAACGATTGTTCAATACAAAGATGGAAAAGAAGTCAACAGAGTTGTCGGCTATCAGGAAGAAGCCACATTCGAAAATTGGTTTAATGAGAACACATTGAAATAA
- a CDS encoding disulfide oxidoreductase, with amino-acid sequence MKEPKKDLRETLLFAAWATSIIAMFGSLYFSEIRQYEPCLLCWYQRILMYPFTLILGIAVVKRDYKISFYTMIMAAAGGLISLYHYSLQKVPFMADNAVTCGRVPCTGQYINWLGFITIPFLALTAFIIIFALSLVIWKKSKEEA; translated from the coding sequence TTGAAAGAGCCGAAAAAAGATTTAAGGGAAACCTTATTATTTGCTGCATGGGCCACTTCCATCATCGCGATGTTTGGCAGCCTGTACTTTTCAGAAATCCGCCAGTATGAACCTTGCCTCCTATGCTGGTATCAAAGAATCCTTATGTATCCTTTTACTTTGATTCTGGGGATTGCCGTTGTGAAGAGGGATTATAAAATATCTTTTTATACAATGATCATGGCTGCTGCGGGCGGTCTGATATCGCTTTACCATTACTCGTTGCAAAAAGTGCCATTCATGGCTGATAATGCTGTTACATGCGGAAGAGTGCCTTGTACCGGGCAGTACATAAACTGGTTGGGTTTCATCACCATTCCATTCCTGGCTTTGACCGCATTCATCATTATTTTTGCATTGAGCCTTGTTATTTGGAAGAAATCGAAGGAGGAAGCTTAA